A genomic stretch from Microbacterium proteolyticum includes:
- a CDS encoding class I SAM-dependent methyltransferase — protein sequence MDATQWDERYRASAGGVWATQPPAVVREIAAALAPGAAIDVATGDGRTAVWLAERGWRCTGVDFSEAGLALAAARPGGDAVTWVHADVHEWEPAAPIDLVVSCYLHLADSAAAVARIAEWVAPGGTLLVIGHDVENIAAGGHGPSDPAILYTPELLRGALDDRFRVERCERIVRTSADAELRDGHAAAAIDTLLHAVRVR from the coding sequence ATGGATGCCACGCAGTGGGACGAGCGATACCGCGCATCAGCCGGGGGAGTCTGGGCGACTCAACCGCCCGCTGTCGTGCGGGAGATCGCGGCGGCTCTCGCGCCGGGAGCCGCGATCGATGTCGCCACCGGCGACGGACGCACAGCCGTCTGGCTGGCCGAGCGCGGCTGGCGCTGCACCGGCGTGGACTTCTCGGAAGCGGGGCTCGCACTCGCAGCGGCGCGGCCCGGCGGCGACGCCGTGACCTGGGTTCACGCCGACGTGCACGAGTGGGAGCCCGCGGCGCCGATTGACCTCGTCGTCTCGTGCTATCTGCACCTCGCCGACAGCGCGGCGGCCGTCGCGCGGATCGCGGAGTGGGTCGCTCCCGGGGGAACGCTCCTCGTCATCGGCCACGATGTCGAGAACATCGCGGCGGGCGGGCACGGTCCGTCCGACCCCGCGATCCTGTACACCCCGGAACTCCTACGCGGCGCCCTCGACGATCGTTTCCGCGTCGAACGGTGCGAGCGGATCGTGCGAACCAGCGCGGATGCCGAACTGCGCGACGGACACGCGGCGGCCGCCATCGACACGCTGCTGCACGCGGTGCGGGTGCGCTGA
- a CDS encoding CE1759 family FMN reductase, with product MAARRIAVVTAGLSTPSSTRMLGDRLAHAALAELRARGIDATSDVFELRDYAHDLTDNLLTGFAPAPLEQMINTVVSADGIIAVTPIFSTSYSGLFKSFIDVLDPQALGGTPVLIGANAGTARHSLAIDYAIRPLFTYLHANPVPTGVFAASSDWGANADEVAPLGSRVERGAREFADAIAAREPVQDADPFDPSSYLGEGRSFGHLLGGLSGE from the coding sequence ATGGCCGCCCGCCGCATCGCGGTCGTGACCGCGGGGCTGTCGACCCCGTCGTCGACGCGCATGCTGGGTGACCGGCTGGCCCACGCCGCGCTCGCCGAGCTGCGCGCCCGCGGGATCGACGCCACGAGCGACGTCTTCGAGCTGCGCGACTACGCGCACGACCTCACCGACAACCTGCTCACCGGTTTCGCCCCGGCCCCGCTCGAGCAGATGATCAACACGGTCGTCTCGGCCGACGGCATCATCGCCGTCACGCCGATCTTCTCGACGAGTTACTCGGGTCTGTTCAAGTCGTTCATCGACGTGCTCGACCCGCAAGCGCTCGGCGGCACCCCGGTGCTCATCGGCGCCAACGCCGGCACGGCCCGCCACTCGCTCGCGATCGACTACGCGATCCGTCCGCTCTTCACCTACCTGCACGCCAACCCCGTGCCGACGGGTGTGTTCGCGGCATCCAGCGACTGGGGCGCGAACGCCGACGAGGTCGCCCCTCTCGGCTCGCGCGTCGAGCGCGGCGCCCGGGAGTTCGCGGACGCCATCGCGGCCCGCGAACCCGTCCAGGATGCCGATCCGTTCGACCCGTCGTCATACCTCGGCGAGGGCCGCTCGTTCGGTCACCTGCTGGGCGGTCTGTCGGGGGAGTGA
- a CDS encoding LLM class flavin-dependent oxidoreductase translates to MSESNWPGMQFGVMTVSDITQDPTTGKTPSEAQRVKDTLTIAKHTEEVGLDVFALGEHHNPPFWSSSPTTTLAYIAAQTERLILTTSTTLITTNDPVKIAEDFAMLQHVSGGRADLMLGRGNTGPVYPWFGKDIRQGLPLTIENYDLLHKLWREDVVDWEGKFRSSLQGFTSTPRPLDGVPPFVWHGSIRTPEIAEQAAYYGNGFFANNIFWPKEHYQRLITLYRERFAHYGHGTPQQAIVGLGGQVFMRANSQDAVREFRPYFDNAPVYGHGPSLEDFSQMTPLTVGSPQQVIDRYAAMRETFGDYQRQLFLIDHAGLPTKTVLEQLDILGSEVVPVLRKELQVNRPAEVPDAPTHANLVEKIYAGAAPRQAVPGANRGDNLTAGSPYQDAAPRSGSAFGAAATKVGA, encoded by the coding sequence ATGAGTGAGAGCAACTGGCCCGGCATGCAGTTCGGCGTCATGACGGTGAGCGACATCACCCAGGACCCGACCACCGGCAAGACCCCGAGCGAAGCCCAGCGCGTCAAGGACACGCTCACGATCGCCAAGCACACCGAAGAGGTCGGCCTCGACGTCTTCGCCCTCGGCGAGCACCACAACCCGCCGTTCTGGTCGTCGTCGCCCACGACGACGCTGGCGTACATCGCCGCGCAGACCGAGCGCCTCATCCTCACGACCTCGACGACGCTCATCACCACGAACGACCCGGTGAAGATCGCCGAAGACTTCGCGATGCTGCAGCACGTGTCGGGCGGTCGCGCCGACCTCATGCTCGGCCGCGGCAACACCGGCCCCGTGTACCCGTGGTTCGGCAAGGACATTCGCCAGGGCCTGCCGCTCACCATCGAGAACTACGACCTGCTGCACAAGCTGTGGCGCGAAGACGTCGTCGACTGGGAGGGCAAGTTCCGCAGCTCGCTGCAGGGCTTCACCTCGACTCCGCGCCCGCTCGACGGTGTACCCCCCTTCGTGTGGCACGGCTCGATCCGCACGCCCGAGATCGCCGAGCAGGCCGCGTACTACGGCAACGGTTTCTTCGCCAACAACATCTTCTGGCCCAAGGAGCACTACCAGCGCCTCATCACGCTGTACCGCGAGCGCTTCGCCCACTACGGCCACGGCACGCCCCAGCAGGCGATCGTCGGCCTCGGCGGCCAGGTGTTCATGCGCGCGAACTCGCAGGACGCGGTGCGGGAGTTCCGCCCGTACTTCGACAATGCGCCGGTCTACGGCCACGGCCCGAGCCTCGAGGACTTCAGCCAGATGACCCCGCTGACCGTCGGCTCGCCGCAGCAGGTCATCGACCGCTACGCCGCGATGCGCGAGACCTTCGGCGACTACCAGCGCCAGCTCTTCCTCATCGACCACGCGGGCCTGCCGACCAAGACCGTGCTGGAGCAGCTCGACATCCTCGGCTCCGAGGTCGTGCCCGTGCTGCGCAAGGAGCTTCAGGTGAACCGTCCGGCCGAGGTGCCCGACGCGCCCACGCACGCCAACCTGGTCGAGAAGATCTACGCCGGCGCCGCCCCGCGCCAGGCCGTGCCCGGTGCGAACCGCGGCGACAACCTCACCGCGGGCAGCCCGTACCAGGATGCCGCCCCCCGTTCGGGCAGCGCCTTCGGTGCGGCAGCGACCAAGGTGGGTGCCTGA
- the efeB gene encoding iron uptake transporter deferrochelatase/peroxidase subunit, which produces MGLALGAGAAGVALGAGGGVLGGMALGRDQAQAATDAVASASGIHQPGITTPVQDHLHFAAYDMMARTTRDDLAELLADWTYAATRMMQGLDVSATGAVGGSPEAPPDDTGEALGLPASNLTITFGFGPSLFDSRFGLEGQRPAGLERLPAFLGDDLDPLRSDGDLCIQACADDPQVAVHAIRNLSRIAFGRATIRWSQLGFGRTSKTTSDQATPRNLFGFKDGTANILADDTAALDANVWVSASEGPAWLAGGSYLVARRIAMLIETWDRTRLAEQDRVVGRDKAKGAPLSGGDEFTAPDFAAVGSSGKPAIDARSHVRLAHPDNNGGIRILRRGYNFVDGTTDLGRLNAGLFFLSFQKSPASFITLQKALSTDAMGEYLRHVGSGLWAVPPAPAAGASVGAGLLSA; this is translated from the coding sequence ATGGGCCTGGCCCTCGGCGCGGGTGCGGCCGGCGTCGCCCTGGGTGCCGGTGGCGGGGTGTTGGGGGGCATGGCCCTCGGCCGTGACCAGGCGCAGGCGGCGACGGATGCCGTTGCCTCGGCATCCGGCATCCATCAGCCCGGGATCACGACGCCGGTGCAGGACCACCTGCACTTCGCGGCGTACGACATGATGGCGCGGACCACCCGCGACGATCTCGCCGAGCTGCTCGCGGACTGGACGTACGCGGCGACGCGGATGATGCAGGGGCTCGACGTCAGCGCGACCGGCGCGGTCGGCGGATCGCCGGAGGCGCCGCCGGACGACACGGGCGAGGCGCTGGGGCTGCCCGCGAGCAACCTCACCATCACGTTCGGCTTCGGGCCGTCGCTCTTCGACTCCCGTTTCGGGCTCGAAGGCCAGCGTCCGGCGGGGCTCGAGCGTCTTCCGGCGTTCCTCGGCGACGACCTCGACCCGCTGCGCTCCGACGGCGACCTGTGCATCCAGGCGTGCGCCGATGACCCGCAGGTCGCGGTGCACGCCATCCGCAATCTCAGCCGCATCGCCTTCGGGCGCGCGACCATCCGGTGGTCGCAGCTCGGCTTCGGTCGCACGTCCAAGACCACGTCCGACCAGGCAACGCCCCGCAACCTCTTCGGGTTCAAGGACGGAACGGCCAACATCCTCGCCGACGACACGGCCGCTCTCGACGCGAACGTATGGGTCTCGGCATCCGAGGGTCCGGCGTGGCTCGCGGGCGGGTCGTACCTGGTCGCGCGGCGGATTGCGATGCTCATCGAGACGTGGGACCGCACGCGCCTCGCCGAGCAGGACCGCGTCGTGGGCCGCGACAAGGCGAAGGGGGCGCCGCTCTCGGGCGGCGACGAGTTCACGGCCCCGGACTTCGCGGCCGTCGGCAGCTCGGGGAAGCCGGCGATCGACGCCCGCAGTCACGTGCGCCTCGCGCACCCCGACAACAACGGCGGCATCCGGATCCTCCGCCGCGGCTACAACTTCGTCGACGGCACGACCGACCTCGGGCGGCTGAACGCGGGGCTGTTCTTCCTGTCGTTCCAGAAGAGTCCCGCCAGCTTCATCACGCTGCAGAAGGCGTTGTCGACGGATGCCATGGGCGAATACCTCCGCCACGTCGGGTCGGGGCTGTGGGCCGTTCCGCCCGCGCCGGCGGCGGGAGCATCGGTGGGGGCAGGGCTGCTCAGCGCGTGA
- the efeO gene encoding iron uptake system protein EfeO, with amino-acid sequence MTSTRLLAATAVAGVAALALSGCVAKTDAAAGGALTVTSTADGCAVSAASAPSGTVAFDVSNESDQTTEFYLLASDGLRIVGEVENIAPGASRSLTVVAQPGDYYTLCKPGMVGDGVGKASFSVTGDAVAVEGPDAEQKQQAVGLYAAFVKDQVGQLLPAVQTFAAAYESGDDAAAREQFPRVRAYYERIEPIAEALGDLDPRIDYREVDAVAEGLDWTGFHRIEKDLWVPAQDALNADGETPAWKDWAPSTTAERATYGDKLIADTQELYDYVHGEEFTQALDAQGVAGISNGAIALLDEVATGKISGEEDWWSGTDLYDFAANVEGSKMAFSLVRDFAESKGDKGAELVTRIDSGYADLEAALAAHGSADAGFVPYAQLTEADKRQFTDLINALAEPLSQLTVTILE; translated from the coding sequence ACCTCGACCGCCGACGGATGCGCCGTGTCGGCCGCATCGGCACCGAGCGGAACCGTCGCCTTCGACGTGAGCAACGAGAGCGACCAGACCACGGAGTTCTACCTGCTGGCATCCGATGGGCTGCGCATCGTCGGCGAGGTCGAGAACATCGCCCCCGGCGCCTCGCGCAGCCTCACCGTCGTCGCGCAGCCCGGCGACTACTACACGCTGTGCAAGCCCGGCATGGTCGGCGACGGTGTCGGCAAGGCGAGCTTCTCGGTCACCGGCGACGCGGTCGCGGTGGAGGGTCCGGATGCCGAGCAGAAGCAGCAGGCGGTCGGCCTCTACGCCGCCTTCGTGAAGGACCAGGTGGGCCAGTTGCTGCCCGCCGTGCAGACCTTCGCCGCCGCCTACGAGTCGGGCGACGACGCCGCCGCGCGCGAGCAGTTCCCGCGCGTGCGCGCGTACTACGAGCGCATCGAGCCCATCGCCGAGGCGCTCGGCGACCTCGACCCCCGCATCGACTATCGCGAGGTCGACGCCGTGGCGGAGGGTCTCGACTGGACCGGCTTCCACCGCATCGAGAAAGACCTGTGGGTCCCCGCGCAAGATGCGTTGAACGCCGACGGCGAGACCCCGGCGTGGAAGGACTGGGCTCCCTCCACCACCGCGGAGCGCGCCACCTACGGCGACAAGCTGATCGCCGACACGCAGGAGCTCTACGACTACGTGCACGGCGAGGAGTTCACGCAGGCCCTCGACGCGCAGGGTGTCGCGGGCATCTCGAACGGCGCCATCGCGCTGCTCGACGAGGTGGCCACCGGCAAGATCAGCGGCGAGGAGGACTGGTGGTCGGGCACCGACCTCTACGACTTCGCCGCCAACGTCGAGGGGTCGAAGATGGCCTTCTCGCTCGTACGCGACTTCGCGGAGTCGAAGGGCGACAAGGGCGCCGAGCTCGTCACGCGCATCGACTCGGGATACGCCGACCTCGAGGCGGCACTGGCCGCGCACGGGTCGGCCGACGCCGGCTTCGTGCCGTACGCCCAGCTCACCGAAGCCGACAAGCGGCAGTTCACCGACCTCATCAACGCCCTCGCCGAGCCGCTGTCGCAGCTGACGGTCACCATCCTGGAGTGA